In Geotalea uraniireducens, the genomic window CAGCTCGCGGCTCCGGCGCTGCAGCTCCTCCTCCGCCCGTTTCCGGTCGGAGATATCGACCAGGGTACCGACCACCGCCGGCCGGCCGGCAAAGCGGGCACCCTTCCCCCAGGCCAGGACGGCGAACCGCGTGCCGTCGCGGCGTACCCCCGTCACCTCGCACAGTCCTCCCGTCGGCTCGCCGGCCGGATTCGCCAGCTTCCACCGGACCTCCTCCCGATCCTCGGCTGCCACCAGGTCGAGCGGACCGAGCCGGCCAACCAGTTCTTCGGGGCGGTAGCCGAACAGCTCGGCCATCGTCGGGTTCACATAGTGGTAAACCAGGTCCTGGATGACGAAGATACCGACCAGCGAAGCCTCCATGGTGGTCCGGTATTTCTCCTCGCTCTCCTCGATCAGCCGCGCCAGGGCCAGCCGTTCCTCGACCTGCCAGGCATTGTGGATCGCCACGCCAATCGCCGGGGTGACCCCGGCCATCAGGTTCAGGTCGCTTTTCAGCAGCGGTTTGCAGGTGTGGCGGCGATCGACGGCCAGGATGCCGAGGGACTTGCCGTCGCAGACGATCGGGCAACAGATGAACGAGTGGACCTCCAACCGGCGGGCCATCGCCAGCCGTTCGGGAGAGAGGGCGGGTGCGAACTCTTCGGGGCTGTCGATCAGCAGCGAGCGCTGTTCGCGGAAGGAGGTGGCAAAAATCCCCCGGGCATGATCGCCGTCGAGGCGGAATTCGGTCTCGGCCAGCGCCGAGCGCTGCCGGTCGTCAAAGCCGAAGCTGTCGCGGAAAACCAGGCGGGTACGGTCGGGAGCGGCGGTGAAAATCACGCCGCGGTCGTATTTGAGCCGCTTGTCGAGTACCTGGACCACATTGGCCAGAATACCGTCCACGTCCGTCTGCCGGCTGATTACCTGCCCGAGTTCGTTGACCAGTAGGGCATTTTCGTAATTCTCACCGATCTGGTCGAGCAGGATGCCGGTCGAATCCTGAAGATGGGTCAGGGCGGCGCGAAAATCCTTTTTCTCGGCCCGCTCGGCCAGGAGCATCGCCAGCAGCATGACCGGAACGCCGATGGCCGCCGTGCGAGCGAGTAGCTCCGGCCCCAGGCCGGCGCTGCCGGCAAGTCCCACCAGGCCGAGCAGCAGTACGGCGGTCCGGGCATACTTCCACCGGTCGGCCCGGCCCTGCCGCCAGGTGACGATGTAGCTGCAGACCGAACCGCCGCGGAAGATGCATTCGGGATGTTCGATCTGCGGCAGCGCCCCGGTGAACAGCATGACGAATGCTTCGATGAAGCCGGTCCGGTTGGCACACTGGTACGGCTCTTCCCGGACCCCCTCCTTGAAGCTGACGTCGATCTGCACCCGGTTCGCGGCGAGAAACCGGGAACTGAAGACCGACGACCGGGTAAAGAAGGAGGCGGCCCGCCCCGCCAGCCGAAGGCCGTGCCGCGGGCCGACCAGGCCGAGGAAGCACTGCCGCAGCACGCCGAGGGCCTCGGGCGAGGCGACGTACCGCCCCGCCTCGCGGGCGATATCTTCGTTGCCGGTGAACTGGACGAGCCGGTCGTAAAAACGGTTCACCTGCACCTGGTTGAACCAGTGCCCCGGATCGTGCACCTCGGCGAACGTCATCCCCGCGTAGCGGAGCAGGTCCGGCACGTCGACGGCGGGATAACGGTTGCGGAGGAGCTTGAGGTAGATATCGATGATGCGGCTGCTGTAAAGCGGCTGATCGTTCATGGCCGGTTCGCACCGCCGCCGGAGCCGGCAGACGGTAAGGGAATGATACGGCTGCCGTCCAGCCTACCGGAACCCCCGGACGCAATCAAGTGACAAATTAATCCGCCGCTAATGAGCCGGGCGGCGGCGCCGTGGCACCGCAGCGCTCTTCCAGCTCGGCCAGCCGGGTCCGCAGGTTCTTTTCCCGCGCCCACCGCTCGCTGACATCGCGAAGGATGGCGCCACTGCCGTAAACCGGCCCGTCACCGGCGGAGAGAAGCGTCATCGAAAACTCGGTGGAGATCCGACTACCGTCGCGCCGCAAGGCTGGCGCCGAGAGCAGCCGGCTGCCGTAGGCGGTCACCCCGGTGGCCATCACCCGTCGATACCCTTCCCAATGCCGCGCCCGCAGGTTTTCCGGAATGATCAGGTCGAGGGACCGGCCGAGCGCCTCGGCGGCGGTAAAGCCGAACAGCCGCTCGGCGGCCGGGCTCCAGAGCCGGATGATTCCGTCGCGGTCGGCAAAGATGAAGGCATCGGGGCTCCCCTCGGCAATCGCCCGGTACAACGCGGCGTCATGGTCGGCTGACATTGTCGCACCTCCTTGGTGGTCGGCTTGCTTAACATTACCGTCTCACCGGTTACCGTCAAGGAGACGGCCCGGCTCAGTGGCTCAGATACGGCACCAGCGGGAGCAGCTGCCGGTAATCGTCGATGGTCAGCGAACCCTGCCAGTGCCCCGTTACCATCCCGGTGCCGATGCCGGCGGCAAAGAGCAGCAGCACCGCGGCGGGGAAGACCCAGCCGGGAAGCTGCCGCCGCCAGAACGGCAAGCCGATCCGCAGCGTGGCACGCTCCGGGCAGCTTGCTACGCAACTGAGGCAGGCGGTGCACTCGGGGGAGACGATCCGGGTCCGGGCGTGGACCGGCAGGTTCGCCGGGCAAGCGGCGCTACAGCGTCGACAGCCGGTGCAGCCGGCGGGCTCCCGCCTGATCTTGAGGGGACTCAGGATACTGGCCAGCCCGAGCAGCGCCCCGTAGGGGCAGAGGTAGCGGCACCAGACATTGCGGTAGACCAGCGACAGGCCGGTGAGCAGGGTGAGAATTACCGCCGTGGTCGGCGACATGTCGGTAAAGAAGCGGAGCATCTTGACGTCGCTCACCGCCCAGTAGGGGGAACCGAGGAAGCCGGCCAGCGCCGGCACCGGCATATCGAGCAGGATCAGCTTGACGAAGAAGAGGAGCAGGGCGTACTTCAACCCCCGGAGGGTCAGATCGAGCCAGGGCCAGGGGGTAAAATTCCGGCCGAGCAGCCATCGACCCAGTTTCCATGCCCCTTCGGAGAGGGTCCCGACTGGGCAGAGCCAGGAGCAGAACGATTTTTTCGCCAGCAGGCTGACGGCGATGGCGGTGAGGAAGATGACCAGCGCCGCTGGATGGACCTGATTGATGTCGCCGGTGGCCAGCCAGTATTTGAGGCTCGCCAGGGCGCCGATCGGCAGGAATCCCTCCACCCCCGGCGGCCGGGAGACATTGGGGGGGGTGCCCCCGGCGGCGACGGCATTGACGAAGAGACCGAAGCGCACGCCGAGGAAGAGCACCCAGGCGAGAAAGCCCCACTGGATCACGGCTCGCCAGCGGGGAATGCGTACGGGGGAACAGGGACCGTTCATGGATGATGCCTCGTTTCGGTGAGGGGCAAGGTGTGGAGCGAAGGAGTTCGTTGCCTCACTCCTCCCCCCACACCTCACTGGGCAACTACTTCCCGGCCAGCGGATCCTTGATCTCCTGCTCCGGCTTGAACATCAGCTTCTTCGAACCACGGTTGTTGACGTATTTGGCGAGTTCCAGGTCGACCTTTTCCGGTACCGTCACCCCCGCCTTGGCCAGCGCCTGGCGCAGCAGCCCGTCAGCCTTGCCGGCATGGATGGCGGCATCGCCCAGGACCCGTTGCGCTTCGGTGGGATTATGGAAACCGACCGAATTCTCGGCACCGATGAACACCACCCGGTAGAACGCCTCCAGGTAATGGTCCTTCGCTTCGGCATAGAGCGTCCGGTCGACCGGTTTGCCAGCCGTTTGCTCCCGGTTCGCCAGTTCGAAGAGCTTGGCGACGGTAGCAGTGGCATAACCGGCACGGATAAACTGCGACATGGTCCGGTCCTGGATGGCGATCACCCGGTCGCGCAACTGGTCGGGGCTTTCGGTATGGCACTGCCGACAGGCCTGCAGGTCGTTTTTCAGCGGACTCATGATCCGGTGATCAGCAATCTCCCGCCCCCCCACCTTGATGGTCGGCATGTGGCAGTCGCTGCAGGTTGCACCGGCCTGCCAGTGGACGCTGTCGTTGGAAAAGAGTTCAAATTCGGGGTGACGGATGAATGCCAGTTTAAACCCGGTCACCTTCTGGGTCCACTCGCCGTACTCCGGATGCTCGCGGAGCACTTTGATGATCTGCTCGATGGTGATGTGCCCCCACGAGCTCCCCTGCCAGGGAAAGACCACATCGGTCGATTTCATCTGAGTGTCCTTGGGGACGCTGTAAGTGACGTGACACTGGGCGCAGACCAGCGACCGCTTGTCCTGCCGGGTCAGTTGCCCCCCGGCGACGCCGAGTTCGGCCAAGCCCTTGCCGAGAGTGAAACCGCGGGAAATCTGCAGCGACATATCCCGGTTGTTATGACAGTCGATGCAGGCCACGCCGAGGGTCCGGTGCTCACCGGGCACCTTGGCCAGCACATCCAGGTACGGCTCGGCAAAGTAGTCCCGCCCCATCTTCCCCTGGAGGATCGGCGCATAGGGTGTCTTGCAGGTAAGACAGGACCCCCCGGCCTTGATTCGCGACGGATCGACCTCCAGCTGATCCTGGAGCATGAAGATGTGGCCGCGCGGCTCCCGGTATTCGACGCCGAAGCCCCAGCCGTTGTAGAGCAGCGCCAGGAACGGGAACTCGTTGAGCTTGTCGGGACGCGCCATCCCCTCGTCATAGCCGCGCTTGTACTTGCTCTTGCCGGCCGGGGTCGGCTCGCCGTTCTTCTGCCAGCGCTCGTATTCCGCCGGATAGACCTTCCCCCAGACCGCCGGGTCGATCGTCCCGTCGGCAATATCGGACATCGTCACCGGCTCCGTCTTCTTCGGCGTACACCCCGCGCCGACCGCTGTGGCCGCCAGGATCACCGCCACCATCCCACGTTTCACCATCTTCGTTGTCATGCTCTCCTCCCCAGTAGTTGGCTGCCATCCGGCGGTCCCGGATGAAATGCCGGCTCGCGGCGGGCCGCACCGCGGCGGCGATCTCCCTTGGAGCATTAGAACCAACGTCCGGCGGAAACGCCTTGACATAAGTCAAAGGGCGACAAATGTGCCGGGTAAAGAGGACTGTTCCGACCCGATTTGGCGGCAATACAAAAAACGACTTCAGCTTTTTTCCCCGCTGCCGATAAAGGAATGGTGAGCGTCGCACGGCGACCGCCCCCAGTTTTCTATCAGAAAGGGATCCCGATGTTTTTCTCGGCAAAGTTGAAAAAACAGCTGGCAGAGCAGGAAACCGAACTCAATACCCTCAAGCAGATGCTCGACAATCTGGGCAATATCGTCATGCTCTGCGACACTACTCCGGAAAACAAGATCTTCTACATGAACAAACCGGCCCGCGAAATGCTGATGAAGCATCGCCAGGAGCTGAACGGCGGGCTGCGGGGGGCCGACGTGGCCAACGCCTTCGGCCAGTCGATCCACCAGTACCACAAGGACCCGGGGCGGGTCCGGATGATCCTCGGCAAGCCGGGCGAACTCCCCAACCGGGCTGAGATCCCGATCGGCGGACTTACCCTCCGCACCACCGCCTACCCGATCTGGGACGCCAGGGAGCGGGGCAAGCTGCTCTGCTACATGGCCTGCTGGGACGATATCAGCGCCGAGAAAGCGATCGAGGAGCACAGCCGGGCCGAGATCGACCGGAAGAATTACCTGGAGGAGCGAGTGGCGCAGATCGCTACCGCCATGGAAGAGATGAGCATGACCGTCACCGAGGTGGCGCGCAACACCTCCAATGCCTCCGATTCGGCGATCAAGGTGGCCCAGAACGCCCACGAGGGACAGACCATCGTCAACCAATCGGTCCAGGAGATGCAGAAGGTGGCGCAGATCGTCCGCGACTCGGCGGCCATCGTCGACTCCCTCGGCGGCAAGTCGGAGAAGATCGGCGAGATCATCAACGTCATCAACGAGATTGCCGACCAGACCAACCTCCTGGCGCTGAACGCGGCCATCGAGGCGGCCCGGGCCGGCGAGCAGGGGCGCGGCTTCGCCGTCGTCGCCGACGAGGTGCGCAACCTGGCAGAAAAGACCATGGCCTCCACCAAGCAGATCGGTGCCATGGTCGGCGAGATTCAGCAGGAGACCCGCCTGGCGGTCGGCTCGATCGAAAACGTCAAGCAGGAGGCGGAAGTGAGCGAGCGGTTGTCCCAGCAGGTGGAAACCTCGCTCGAATCGATCGTCCGCGCCGTGGAAGACATCAAGAACGTCATCACCCAGATCGCCACCGCCTCGGAAGAGCAGGCCGCCACCGCCACGGTCATCGCCGGCAATCTGGAGGAGATCACCCGCCACGGCTGAGCCGCCTGAAAATCCGTCCCGACGAGGCCCGCACTGCGGGCCTTTTCTTTTTGCCCCGGCCCCTTGCCGGGGTGCGCCGGATGGTATATGGTTGCCAGGGACGACACACTGTCACCCTTACAGGAGGCGACCCCATGCAGGCATTGATCAACGACATCACCATGGCCTACGACGATCACGGCAGCGGGCCGGCGGTAGTCCTGCTCCACGGCTTTCCCCTCTGCCGGCGGATGTGGCATCCGCAGATCAGGGCCATCACCGAAGCGGGCTTCCGGCTGATCGTCCCCGACCTGCGGGGCTTCGGCGAGAGCGATGCCCCCGACGGCCCCTACTCGATTGATCTCTTCGCCGACGACGTGGTGGAACTACTCGACCGGCTCGGCATCGAACGGGCGGTGGTCGGCGGCATGTCGATGGGGGGGTATGTCCTCTTCAACCTTGTGGAGCGCTACCGCGAGCGGCTGGCCGGCGCCTGCTTCATCGTCACCCGGGCGATGGCCGACGACGCGGCGGGCAAGGCGCGCCGGCTGGAACTGGCCCGGCAGACCATGAAGTTCGGTCCCCAGGTAGTGGCTGACGCCTTCGAAAAAATTCTTTTTGCCGAGGAGTCGCTGACCCGGCGGCCGAAACTGGTGGGTGAGGTCTACGGCTGGATCACCGCCACCGACTCCCGCGGGTTGGCGGGAGGATTGCTGGCGATGCGCGAACGGAAGGATTACACGCCATTACTCGGCGGCATCGACCTGCCGGCCCTGGCGATCGGGGCCGACGACGACCGGGCCGCCCCGCCGGAGCTCGGCCGGGCCATCGCCGCCGCTATCCCCGGCTGCCGCTTCTGCCTGGTCCCCGAAGCCGGCCATCTGGCCAACCTCGAACACCCGGGAGCCTTCAACGATTGTCTGCTGGAGTTCCTGCGCAGCATCCCGGCCTAACGGCGGGCACGAAAAAGCCCGCGCGGGGCGGGCTTGAACAGGACAACGGGACGGTAACGGCGCGCTACGGCGGGCAGCAGGCGCAGACCGAGCGGAAGAGCGCCGTGCTCAGGTAGCGGTCGCCCCGGTCGGGGAGGATGACGACGATGGTGGCGCCGGCCGGCGCATCCTTGGCCACGGCAATCGCCCCGGCCACTGCGGCGCCGCTCGACATGCCGACGAACAGCCCCTCCCGGGCCGCCAGCAGTCGGGCAGTCTCGAAGGCCGGCTCGTCATGGACCGTCAGCTTGAGGTCGAGGGCCTCGGGCCGGTAGATGGCCGGCACGATCGCCTCCTGCATGTT contains:
- a CDS encoding sensor histidine kinase, encoding MNDQPLYSSRIIDIYLKLLRNRYPAVDVPDLLRYAGMTFAEVHDPGHWFNQVQVNRFYDRLVQFTGNEDIAREAGRYVASPEALGVLRQCFLGLVGPRHGLRLAGRAASFFTRSSVFSSRFLAANRVQIDVSFKEGVREEPYQCANRTGFIEAFVMLFTGALPQIEHPECIFRGGSVCSYIVTWRQGRADRWKYARTAVLLLGLVGLAGSAGLGPELLARTAAIGVPVMLLAMLLAERAEKKDFRAALTHLQDSTGILLDQIGENYENALLVNELGQVISRQTDVDGILANVVQVLDKRLKYDRGVIFTAAPDRTRLVFRDSFGFDDRQRSALAETEFRLDGDHARGIFATSFREQRSLLIDSPEEFAPALSPERLAMARRLEVHSFICCPIVCDGKSLGILAVDRRHTCKPLLKSDLNLMAGVTPAIGVAIHNAWQVEERLALARLIEESEEKYRTTMEASLVGIFVIQDLVYHYVNPTMAELFGYRPEELVGRLGPLDLVAAEDREEVRWKLANPAGEPTGGLCEVTGVRRDGTRFAVLAWGKGARFAGRPAVVGTLVDISDRKRAEEELQRRSRELEAANRELEAFGYSVAHDLRAPLRAINGFAAILADDQAIAFDATGRESLERIRLASARMGEMIDAILNLAKVTRGELAYETIDLSALAREIAGELRLREPARAVDFVVADGVRVQGDATLLRVVLENLLGNAWKYTGRRERGRIEFGIREGAGDGTTCFVSDNGTGFDMRYAGKLFGPFQRLHRAGEFEGTGIGLATVQRIVHRHGGRVWAEAAVDRGATFFFTL
- a CDS encoding PAS domain S-box protein, whose protein sequence is MSADHDAALYRAIAEGSPDAFIFADRDGIIRLWSPAAERLFGFTAAEALGRSLDLIIPENLRARHWEGYRRVMATGVTAYGSRLLSAPALRRDGSRISTEFSMTLLSAGDGPVYGSGAILRDVSERWAREKNLRTRLAELEERCGATAPPPGSLAAD
- a CDS encoding 4Fe-4S binding protein; this encodes MNGPCSPVRIPRWRAVIQWGFLAWVLFLGVRFGLFVNAVAAGGTPPNVSRPPGVEGFLPIGALASLKYWLATGDINQVHPAALVIFLTAIAVSLLAKKSFCSWLCPVGTLSEGAWKLGRWLLGRNFTPWPWLDLTLRGLKYALLLFFVKLILLDMPVPALAGFLGSPYWAVSDVKMLRFFTDMSPTTAVILTLLTGLSLVYRNVWCRYLCPYGALLGLASILSPLKIRREPAGCTGCRRCSAACPANLPVHARTRIVSPECTACLSCVASCPERATLRIGLPFWRRQLPGWVFPAAVLLLFAAGIGTGMVTGHWQGSLTIDDYRQLLPLVPYLSH
- a CDS encoding ammonia-forming cytochrome c nitrite reductase subunit c552; the encoded protein is MTTKMVKRGMVAVILAATAVGAGCTPKKTEPVTMSDIADGTIDPAVWGKVYPAEYERWQKNGEPTPAGKSKYKRGYDEGMARPDKLNEFPFLALLYNGWGFGVEYREPRGHIFMLQDQLEVDPSRIKAGGSCLTCKTPYAPILQGKMGRDYFAEPYLDVLAKVPGEHRTLGVACIDCHNNRDMSLQISRGFTLGKGLAELGVAGGQLTRQDKRSLVCAQCHVTYSVPKDTQMKSTDVVFPWQGSSWGHITIEQIIKVLREHPEYGEWTQKVTGFKLAFIRHPEFELFSNDSVHWQAGATCSDCHMPTIKVGGREIADHRIMSPLKNDLQACRQCHTESPDQLRDRVIAIQDRTMSQFIRAGYATATVAKLFELANREQTAGKPVDRTLYAEAKDHYLEAFYRVVFIGAENSVGFHNPTEAQRVLGDAAIHAGKADGLLRQALAKAGVTVPEKVDLELAKYVNNRGSKKLMFKPEQEIKDPLAGK
- a CDS encoding methyl-accepting chemotaxis protein, with amino-acid sequence MFFSAKLKKQLAEQETELNTLKQMLDNLGNIVMLCDTTPENKIFYMNKPAREMLMKHRQELNGGLRGADVANAFGQSIHQYHKDPGRVRMILGKPGELPNRAEIPIGGLTLRTTAYPIWDARERGKLLCYMACWDDISAEKAIEEHSRAEIDRKNYLEERVAQIATAMEEMSMTVTEVARNTSNASDSAIKVAQNAHEGQTIVNQSVQEMQKVAQIVRDSAAIVDSLGGKSEKIGEIINVINEIADQTNLLALNAAIEAARAGEQGRGFAVVADEVRNLAEKTMASTKQIGAMVGEIQQETRLAVGSIENVKQEAEVSERLSQQVETSLESIVRAVEDIKNVITQIATASEEQAATATVIAGNLEEITRHG
- a CDS encoding alpha/beta fold hydrolase; translated protein: MQALINDITMAYDDHGSGPAVVLLHGFPLCRRMWHPQIRAITEAGFRLIVPDLRGFGESDAPDGPYSIDLFADDVVELLDRLGIERAVVGGMSMGGYVLFNLVERYRERLAGACFIVTRAMADDAAGKARRLELARQTMKFGPQVVADAFEKILFAEESLTRRPKLVGEVYGWITATDSRGLAGGLLAMRERKDYTPLLGGIDLPALAIGADDDRAAPPELGRAIAAAIPGCRFCLVPEAGHLANLEHPGAFNDCLLEFLRSIPA